The genomic interval CATCTTTGTAAACCGAGCCGACAAGCAGCTCATATCCCATGCGTGCTATGTCATTGACGACGGCGAGGGCAACGCCACCTACAAGCGATACCGCACGAACCCGCCCAGGTTTGAGCCGTTCTCGACAAATCCGAGCCATGAACCACTCTACCCTGATAACGACCCGACTGTGGTTGGAAGGGTTGGAATGTCACAAATCAGGATGTAGCGCGCTACGCATGAAGCGCGCGTGCCATATCCGTATGTGGGCGTCAATATTAGATAATTATCCAAACACGGATAGTTAACGCTTTTCTTCATTCCGCAAACGGATAATCTGCTTTCAACGAAACACGTTGGAGGCCGATATGCCGTCACCCACCCTCACCCGCCGCGCATTGATTGCTGGAGCCGGTACCGCCGTCGTTAGCGCTGCGCTTGCCGCGCCCTATGTGAACGCTGTTCGCGGCGATGAAGTGTGCAGCATAGGGGCCGATCCCCGCGAGCGCATGATTGTCGCGGTGGCTGAACTGCGTGCAGCCATGACGGAATACTATGGCCGCCCGGTTCAGGTCCGCACTGACCTTATGACTAAGGGAGGCGTGGCAGTGTTCGGCTGCCTGCTGGACCCCCGAGACTACATCAATTGGTATGTAGACGAGCACGATACGCCGGCAGATCACCCGCTGCGGTTGAGCCACCGCGCAGCGAAGCGGGCGAGCTACGGCGTCCCGGCCGCGCCCTTTGCGCATCGAAACAGCCCGTTACTGACCGCATAAAAAACGGCTCGGGCAGCGCTTGCAACACTCCCCGAGCCTCCCATGAAATCACTTGGAGGTTCAATCAATGGATATCCCTAGCACTACACCGGATTTCTCGCCGGATAAATATGCCGCCATGAACGTTTACGACCTCTATCAGGTCATGACGACAACCATTGCTGTGATGCAATTCTACAACCTCTCATGCTGCGCGCAGAAGTCAGGCGATACAGCTGTCTTCGAGTGGGCCGAAGCGCGCGAAGAAGCCGTCAGCGCCGAGCTGTCGGCCATGGCCAAGAACCTGGCCGCACGCTTGGGGCTTGGTGCTGACGACGAAGATGTTCGCGACATGGCCTTCGCTCGGATCGATGGATACGTGCCTTCTGGGATGTGGAGCGACGGTAGATTGCTACGCATGAAGTCGGCCGCCGAACTTTGCAAGGCTGGTGCGTGATGAGCAACACAAAGCGCGATACCCCGGTTGAAGCGATCGACCAGTTCGACATTGCCTATAGCATCCTGCACGTCGTTCTCATGGCGCTTGAGGCAGATGATGTGGGCCACGAGCTGGCACTGCTTCAGATGCGAGAAACCCTCAGCGCTGCAATCGAAATGTTGGTGCCAGTCCGCACGGCGATCAACACGGCCGGCTCAATGCCAATACAGGCGGTGGCGTAATGGCGAAGCGCACACCCTCCCCCGCCGACATTACCCAGGTAGAAAGCGACTTGTGGAACACGATCAGAGCCCTCGAAGCAATCGGCCGCTCAGCGGCAGATATCGCGACGGCCACGAACGGCAATATCAATGCGCATGCCGAGGGCATTGCGGGCATCGCCGCAGTCACCGTGGCTCAAATTCGCAGCATCCAGATCGTTCTCGGTGGCGAAGAATGATGACAATCTTTCATCCAACCGTGCCAGGCCTTCATGACGCGATCATGGAACTGGTAGAGGCCATTCGCGCCGAAACCCACGCCTTCCGAACAACACCCGACGACGAAGCCGGTGAGGCGGTGACGGGCGCAGCAGTTGACCGCAAACTGGCCGCTGAACAGGCGCTACTGACCTACGACAAATCGGCGATCCTTGCGGACATGGACCAGACCGGGGACATGGCATTGGTTCACGCCCTTGCTCTCTCCCGTCGCCACTACCTTGTTATGGAAGCGGGCTACCAAAGCGAAGGCTCCAGCGACGAATGTCTGCTCGTTGACCTGCTCCTGCATGGCGCCGAGCCCTTCGACAGCGTTCCATTGCTTTGGCATATCTCTGGGAAATCCCGCGACGAGCGGCCCTCGGACGCTGAACTGCAGGCTGGGTGGAACAAATGAAGCACTCCGACCTCCGCCAGCGCGCCGCCGCTATGATCGAAGAACTTATCGACTTGCTCGATGCCCTCGACGGCGATCCAGACTTCGAGATCGGTCATGACGCCGAACTCGAAACCGACCTGAACATTTCCCCGATCAGCTTGCAGTCCGTGAACCTCGTCGCGGCCAAGCGCATCAGCGTGCGGAGGGTAGCATGAAGGGCCAAGACAATCACGAGCCCCTGGACCTCGTCTGGGGCGCCGAGGGAATTGCCAAGGTGATCGGGCAAACGACACGCGCGACCTATCATATGCTTGAGGCTGGCGAGTTACCCGCTCGGCAGGTTGGGCGGCGCTGGGTGGTAAGTCGCGAGGCCCTGCAAGCCTTCTTCCTCGAGCAGGCCAGTTAATCTATCAGGAAACACCCAATTGCTGCGGATTCGAGCTAGGTGCTACGGTGCAGAAAACTGGGGTGAGTTTGATCAATGAGCGTCCGAAAACGCAAGTGGACTACCGCCAAAAGTGAGGTCAAGGAGGCGTGGCAGGCCGACTATGTCGACGGTCAGGGTAACCGCCAGCGACAATCATTCGCCAAAAAGAAAGACGCCGACGCGTTCCTGCTCAAGGCTATGGGCGAGGTTCGCGACGGTGTTCACGTCCCTGATAGCGAGACCATCACGGTTTCCGCGGCAGGTGCGCTCTGGCTCAAGAGTGGCGCCGCCGATGGATTGGAACGCACCACGCTCGACCAGCGCCGCCAGCATCGTGATCTTCACATCGTGCCGTTTATCGGGAACACGAAGCTCAACAAGCTCACGGTGCCCAGCATCAGGGCATTTCAGGATACCCTGCGCGAGAACGGCCGCAGCGCGGCGATGATCAAGCGGGTAACCGTCTCGCTGGGATCGATCCTTGCCGATGCTCAGTTGCGCGGTCACGCGATACGGAACCCCGTCCACGAAATGTCACGAGCAAAGTCGAGCCGCACGAAGTTGGAGAAGCGCCAGCAAAGGCGCCTTGAGGTCGGAATCGACATTCCGACCACCGCGGAGGTAAAGGCGCTGATCGGTGCAGCCACTGGCCGATGGCGCCCACTGATCATCACTGCTGTGTTCACCGGCTTGCGCGCGTCCGAGTTGCGCGGCCTGCGCTGGGCAGACGTGGACTTCAGTGGAGCCATGCTGCATGTCCGACAGCGCGCCGATCGCTACCACGCCATTGGCATGCCTAAGACAGACGCCGGCCAGCGTAAGGTGCCTCTGACGCCGATGACGGTGAACGTCCTGAAGGAATGGAAACTGGCCTGCCCAAAGGGCGAGATGGATTTGGTATTCCCCACCGGCGCCGGCAAGGTCGAGGGGCACAGCAACTTGGTCAACCGGGGGCTAATCCCCACAATGATATCGGCGGGCGTGACCACCGTCACCGGCCGCGACGAAGGGGGGCATCCGATCACCGTGGCGAAGTATTCCGGCCTGCATGCCTTACGCCACTGGTTTGCGTCATGGTGTATCAACCGCCGCGCCGACGGCGGCCTGGAGTTGACGCCGAAGGCTGTGCAGGAACGCATGGGCCATTCCAATATCGCCGTGACGCTCGACACCTATTCGCACCTGTTTCCGGTGCAAGACGAGCAAGCCGCCCTTGCTGCCGCCGAGCGCAGCATTTTCAGTCTTTGACCGCCATTGTAAAGACAGCCTTCAGCGTATGCCTAAGCCGAGAGCGATATGGCTCGAAAAAACTCGCATCATTCAGTTAAATTACAAGAATATTTTGAAGCGAACACGCAAGCTGACTCCCTTCTTTGCACAGGATGCAATTGATCTTGCAGCCCAACGCCAGTTGCACGCCTATGTGCAATATCGGGCCAGGTTTTCCAGTGTGGATGCGAGACCCGCCAGGTGATCTGCCTCGCCGATGCCTGACGGCACGTTGGTGCATGCGATGGTGACTTCCGTTCCGCCCGTTCCTAATGAAAGAGAGGTCGTCACCGTCATGATGCCGGCGAAGGCGGGATTCCTGGAGTCGAACGCCACCTCCTCGACCACACTTTCGTTCGGAATCAGTTTGACGAAGCGGCTTTCGAAAATGTCCCTGTTGTCACCAGATTTCCCGTGCTGGGCCGGATCGTCATAGTCCAACGCCATGCGCAGGCGACCGCCGGGGGTGGGATCGAAATCGAGAACCTTTCCGGTCATACCCGCAGGTGGCCGCCAAATCGCCATGGCATCGGGATCGACCAGTGCCGCATAGATAGTTTCGGGCGTGGCCTCGATGGTGTAGGTGACGCTATCGGTTCTGCTCATCGGTCAAGCCCGTAGCGCAAGATGACGCCGCCGGTCTTTAATGGCCGGGCCTGAAGTAGTTTCATCGTCCTATTCTTGCTGCCGGGTTTGAACAGGAACCTGCCCGAACCGCGCAGCACGGGCGCAAGACAGATCCGGTATTCGTCGACGAGGTCGTTCGCAAGCAGGGTTTCGAGCAGATCGGCGCTGCCGAAGACATAGATGTTCCTGCCTTCCTGCTGTTTGAACGCCCGAACTGCCTCGATCACATCCCCTTCAATCAAGCGGCTATTCTTCCAATCGAGTTTGGCCAGCGTCCGTGAGGCGACGCGTTTGTCCACCGCGTTCATGAAATCAGCGATCTCGCCCGTCTGGCCGGACCAATGCGCCGCCATGCCTTCGTAGGTTCGGCGGCCAAACAGCAGGATGTCCATGTCGTCGCCCTGATCGAGGGAAAAGCGTTCAAGCTCCTCCCCCCAGACCGTCTCGTGGAAATCGAGCTGCCATGGAGCATCACCATCGAAATACCCATCAAGGGTCATCACATTCCAGGCGATCAGCTTGCGCATGATCCATCTCCGTAACTTGAATTCTAGCTCATTCAACCATCGAGCAATTGGTTCATCCGAGAAAGCCTCGCCTCCCCCTCGCATAGATGGGGGGCCCAATTCGCCGCGTTCAATCGTTGATGTGACTGTGGTAGCAGTCGGCGCAACGCAATAACCACACCTATTTTGCAACCAGTTTTGGACAAGCCTATGAGAGCAAGACGCTCCGGATGCCCAATAAATCTGACGCTTGAAACCTTCGGTGATCGGTGGAGCCTGATCGTCCTGCGTGACACCATGTTTGGTGGGCGCCGCCGGAGCTTCCGATCATTGCTCACTGAAAGCATGGAAGGCATAGCCTCCAACATTCTGTCCGACCGCTTGAAGCGTTTGACCGCAAATGGGCTGCTTACACGCTCCGCCGATCCTGGTCACAAACAGAGAATTGTTTACAGCCTGACCGAAAGAGCTATCGAGCTGGTTCCCCTGATGGCCTTCATGGGAAGCTGGGGGATGCGACACGCACTCCCCTCTATCGAGCTGTCAGCACGCGCGCAGGTTCTCGAACATGGCGGCCCGCAACTATGGGCTGAATTCATGAATGAGCTGCGGCATATCCACTTAGATTCACCCGCCCCTTCGGTCTCCGCGTTGGCAAAAATGCAACTGGCCTACGAAGCGTCATTTTCCGCCTAGTCTACGGCTGCCCCTACCATGCGAACGTCCGGTTGGGAGTGTTAATTGGGGTCGTCAGAGTGTCCAATACGGGGTCGAAAGCTGCCGCGCGCTTCTCTGCCAGCAAAGTCCAACTGGCACACAGTTGGCACACAGCCCGCATAACATGAGGATTTCCGGGCACCAACAGCGGACTCTGACTCCGTCAATCTTGGTTCGAATCCAGGTTCCCCAGCCAATCCTCCCTAAGTCATTGATATCGCAATAACTCCTTGGTTTCCGGGGGTCTTAGAGCTTGTCACTGGCACACTTTGGTGATCCACCGCCCGGCCAAATATGCGTCGGCGGATCGGCTCTCGCTATAAAGAAGGGGAAGGAGATTGACCGCATGCCGACTGGCTCCAACCTCAAGATTCGTGGCTCCGTTTATTACG from Devosia sp. 2618 carries:
- a CDS encoding tyrosine-type recombinase/integrase produces the protein MSVRKRKWTTAKSEVKEAWQADYVDGQGNRQRQSFAKKKDADAFLLKAMGEVRDGVHVPDSETITVSAAGALWLKSGAADGLERTTLDQRRQHRDLHIVPFIGNTKLNKLTVPSIRAFQDTLRENGRSAAMIKRVTVSLGSILADAQLRGHAIRNPVHEMSRAKSSRTKLEKRQQRRLEVGIDIPTTAEVKALIGAATGRWRPLIITAVFTGLRASELRGLRWADVDFSGAMLHVRQRADRYHAIGMPKTDAGQRKVPLTPMTVNVLKEWKLACPKGEMDLVFPTGAGKVEGHSNLVNRGLIPTMISAGVTTVTGRDEGGHPITVAKYSGLHALRHWFASWCINRRADGGLELTPKAVQERMGHSNIAVTLDTYSHLFPVQDEQAALAAAERSIFSL
- a CDS encoding SRPBCC domain-containing protein, which encodes MSRTDSVTYTIEATPETIYAALVDPDAMAIWRPPAGMTGKVLDFDPTPGGRLRMALDYDDPAQHGKSGDNRDIFESRFVKLIPNESVVEEVAFDSRNPAFAGIMTVTTSLSLGTGGTEVTIACTNVPSGIGEADHLAGLASTLENLARYCT
- a CDS encoding helix-turn-helix domain-containing protein, which translates into the protein MKGQDNHEPLDLVWGAEGIAKVIGQTTRATYHMLEAGELPARQVGRRWVVSREALQAFFLEQAS
- a CDS encoding dihydrofolate reductase family protein — translated: MRKLIAWNVMTLDGYFDGDAPWQLDFHETVWGEELERFSLDQGDDMDILLFGRRTYEGMAAHWSGQTGEIADFMNAVDKRVASRTLAKLDWKNSRLIEGDVIEAVRAFKQQEGRNIYVFGSADLLETLLANDLVDEYRICLAPVLRGSGRFLFKPGSKNRTMKLLQARPLKTGGVILRYGLDR
- a CDS encoding helix-turn-helix domain-containing protein, yielding MRARRSGCPINLTLETFGDRWSLIVLRDTMFGGRRRSFRSLLTESMEGIASNILSDRLKRLTANGLLTRSADPGHKQRIVYSLTERAIELVPLMAFMGSWGMRHALPSIELSARAQVLEHGGPQLWAEFMNELRHIHLDSPAPSVSALAKMQLAYEASFSA